One genomic window of Mus musculus strain C57BL/6J chromosome 4, GRCm38.p6 C57BL/6J includes the following:
- the Gm572 gene encoding uncharacterized protein C1orf127 homolog isoform X3 — translation MRWKVWNTSLELLPLWLVSGSYAYSFEAACPLVSSQPGSEISVHIPKQRLGLVKRGSLVEESLSPRFLQVQQTDTFTVAEDRDFVIVSIPSMRLLQDQPCQKARESPGTQAFYRVDLSLDFAEMDSPVHWTVENFFQCVGSREDSLFSTVTPRTTLPTQSPGWETTPAETPPAASPPLQTPQMAVLEEPPQHFVHQSAKESTKQELAAAFMQITRPARGSWVSMASPSSSAMQEHQGPQTPPEKADLSPHPQTPATLSSEHTEVSQAGPGPSHYVSLAPNSLSTHLSSEITSSLWPSWPSDGPPMLLSSEPSVKLTEVPRATRAGQDSIQPSRSPFPPGELSRETVNSTESTEPIPREPAYIREEFPPFTKSFMSSLAEEGLIFHPDPKRPQERPIVKAEKPLQNDHGPSGEETRHYLDLSTSEPSQEMKELGVDATFTTSRRRQPDARAYLGTSRPELTGRPRVGTAALQTTLHKGLLASTSERPAAPSEGALQLESAPSWPEGWHDLGAAHTASPLSSHTHSPLVPTQAMFPGSDEPGNSLPGSQGSVESRLLPTTDSHQSPEL, via the exons ATGAGGTGGAAG GTGTGGAACACCTCTCTGGAGCTGCTGCCGTTGTGGCTGGTGAGCGGTTCCTATGCCTACTCCTTCGAGGCTGCGTGCCCACTGG TGTCTTCCCAGCCAGGGTCGGAGATCTCGGTTCACATCCCCAAGCAGAGACTGGGTCTGGTCAAAAGAGGATCCCTCGTTGAAGAGTCTCTGAGTCCCAGGTTCCTTCAGGTACAGCAGACTGACACCTTCACAGTGGCTGAGGACAGGGACTTTGTGATTGTCAGCATACCGTCAATGAGGCTGCTTCAGGACCAG CCATGCCAAAAGGCCAGAGAATCCCCGGGGACACAAGCTTTCTACAGGGTAGACCTGAGCCTGGACTTTGCAGAGATGGACTCCCCAGTACACTGGACGGTAGAGAACTTTTTCCAGTGTGTGG GATCAAGGGAAGACTCACTTTTCTCAACAGTCACACCAAGGACTACTCTTCCCACCCAGTCCCCTGGATGGGAGACTACACCGGCAGAAACGCCACCCGCTGCCTCTCCCCCACTCCAGACCCCACAGATGGCTGTCTTGGAGGAGCCCCCTCAGCATTTTGTGCACCAGTCTGCTAAAGAGTCCACCAAG cAGGAACTGGCAGCAGCATTTATGCAAATAACCCGACCTGCCAGAGGAAGCTGGGTGTCAATGGCTTCCCCTTCCTCCAGTGCAATGCAGGAGCACCAAGGTCCTCAGACGCCTCCAGAGAAAGCAGACTTAAGTCCACATCCCCAGACTCCGGCTACACTCTCCTCAGAACACACTGAAgtttcccaggctggccctggCCCCTCACATTACGTTTCCCTGGCTCCCAATTCCCTGAGCACACATTTGTCTTCAGAAATAACTTCTTCTCTGTGGCCTTCCTGGCCATCTGATGGGCCCCCAATGCTCCTGAGTTCTGAACCATCTGTTAAGCTAACTGAAGTTCCAAGAGCTACGAGAGCTGGTCAGGACTCTATTCAGCCATCAAGAAGTCCCTTCCCACCGGGAGAATTGTCAAGAGAGACTGTGAATTCAACAGAGTCCACTGAGCCCATCCCGAGGGAGCCTGCCTACATCAGAGAGGAGTTTCCGCCATTCACAAAGTCCTTCATGAGCAGCCTGGCTGAAGAGGGGTTGATTTTCCACCCTGACCCCAAGAGACCTCAGGAGAGACCCATAGTCAAGGCTGAGAAACCTTTGCAGAATGACCATGGTCCCTCTGGAGAGGAGACCAGACACTACCTCGACCTGTCAACTTCAGAACCAAGCCAGGAAATGAAAGAGCTGGGGGTGGATGCCACATTCACCACCTCAAGAAGGAGGCAGCCAGATGCCAGGGCCTATCTGGGGACCTCACGTCCAGAGCTCACTGGGAGACCCAGGGTGGGCACAGCAGCTCTCCAGACAACACTTCACAAGGGCCTTCTGGCTTCCACTTCTGAGAGGCCTGCAGCCCCTTCTGAAGGAGCCCTACAGCTAGAGTCAGCACCTTCGTGGCCTGAGGGCTGGCATGATCTGGGGGCTGCACACACAGCCAGTCCCCTGTCTTCACATACCCACAGCCCTCTGGTTCCTACACAAGCCATGTTTCCCGGCTCCGATGAGCCTGGAAACAGCCTCCCTGGGAGTCAGGGGTCAGTGGAATCCAGATTGCTCCCCACAACTGATAGCCATCAGTCTCCTGAGCTTTAG
- the Gm572 gene encoding uncharacterized protein C1orf127 homolog isoform X2, with translation MRWKVGWIGRALTEGMGLWKEQWPQGDLPASPGVEHLSGAAAVVAVSSQPGSEISVHIPKQRLGLVKRGSLVEESLSPRFLQVQQTDTFTVAEDRDFVIVSIPSMRLLQDQPCQKARESPGTQAFYRVDLSLDFAEMDSPVHWTVENFFQCVGSREDSLFSTVTPRTTLPTQSPGWETTPAETPPAASPPLQTPQMAVLEEPPQHFVHQSAKESTKQELAAAFMQITRPARGSWVSMASPSSSAMQEHQGPQTPPEKADLSPHPQTPATLSSEHTEVSQAGPGPSHYVSLAPNSLSTHLSSEITSSLWPSWPSDGPPMLLSSEPSVKLTEVPRATRAGQDSIQPSRSPFPPGELSRETVNSTESTEPIPREPAYIREEFPPFTKSFMSSLAEEGLIFHPDPKRPQERPIVKAEKPLQNDHGPSGEETRHYLDLSTSEPSQEMKELGVDATFTTSRRRQPDARAYLGTSRPELTGRPRVGTAALQTTLHKGLLASTSERPAAPSEGALQLESAPSWPEGWHDLGAAHTASPLSSHTHSPLVPTQAMFPGSDEPGNSLPGSQGSVESRLLPTTDSHQSPEL, from the exons ATGAGGTGGAAGGTAGGGTGGATAGGCAGGGCACTTACGGAGGGAATGGGCCTCTGGAAGGAACAGTGGCCACAGGGGGACCTTCCTGCTTCCCCAGGTGTGGAACACCTCTCTGGAGCTGCTGCCGTTGTGGCTG TGTCTTCCCAGCCAGGGTCGGAGATCTCGGTTCACATCCCCAAGCAGAGACTGGGTCTGGTCAAAAGAGGATCCCTCGTTGAAGAGTCTCTGAGTCCCAGGTTCCTTCAGGTACAGCAGACTGACACCTTCACAGTGGCTGAGGACAGGGACTTTGTGATTGTCAGCATACCGTCAATGAGGCTGCTTCAGGACCAG CCATGCCAAAAGGCCAGAGAATCCCCGGGGACACAAGCTTTCTACAGGGTAGACCTGAGCCTGGACTTTGCAGAGATGGACTCCCCAGTACACTGGACGGTAGAGAACTTTTTCCAGTGTGTGG GATCAAGGGAAGACTCACTTTTCTCAACAGTCACACCAAGGACTACTCTTCCCACCCAGTCCCCTGGATGGGAGACTACACCGGCAGAAACGCCACCCGCTGCCTCTCCCCCACTCCAGACCCCACAGATGGCTGTCTTGGAGGAGCCCCCTCAGCATTTTGTGCACCAGTCTGCTAAAGAGTCCACCAAG cAGGAACTGGCAGCAGCATTTATGCAAATAACCCGACCTGCCAGAGGAAGCTGGGTGTCAATGGCTTCCCCTTCCTCCAGTGCAATGCAGGAGCACCAAGGTCCTCAGACGCCTCCAGAGAAAGCAGACTTAAGTCCACATCCCCAGACTCCGGCTACACTCTCCTCAGAACACACTGAAgtttcccaggctggccctggCCCCTCACATTACGTTTCCCTGGCTCCCAATTCCCTGAGCACACATTTGTCTTCAGAAATAACTTCTTCTCTGTGGCCTTCCTGGCCATCTGATGGGCCCCCAATGCTCCTGAGTTCTGAACCATCTGTTAAGCTAACTGAAGTTCCAAGAGCTACGAGAGCTGGTCAGGACTCTATTCAGCCATCAAGAAGTCCCTTCCCACCGGGAGAATTGTCAAGAGAGACTGTGAATTCAACAGAGTCCACTGAGCCCATCCCGAGGGAGCCTGCCTACATCAGAGAGGAGTTTCCGCCATTCACAAAGTCCTTCATGAGCAGCCTGGCTGAAGAGGGGTTGATTTTCCACCCTGACCCCAAGAGACCTCAGGAGAGACCCATAGTCAAGGCTGAGAAACCTTTGCAGAATGACCATGGTCCCTCTGGAGAGGAGACCAGACACTACCTCGACCTGTCAACTTCAGAACCAAGCCAGGAAATGAAAGAGCTGGGGGTGGATGCCACATTCACCACCTCAAGAAGGAGGCAGCCAGATGCCAGGGCCTATCTGGGGACCTCACGTCCAGAGCTCACTGGGAGACCCAGGGTGGGCACAGCAGCTCTCCAGACAACACTTCACAAGGGCCTTCTGGCTTCCACTTCTGAGAGGCCTGCAGCCCCTTCTGAAGGAGCCCTACAGCTAGAGTCAGCACCTTCGTGGCCTGAGGGCTGGCATGATCTGGGGGCTGCACACACAGCCAGTCCCCTGTCTTCACATACCCACAGCCCTCTGGTTCCTACACAAGCCATGTTTCCCGGCTCCGATGAGCCTGGAAACAGCCTCCCTGGGAGTCAGGGGTCAGTGGAATCCAGATTGCTCCCCACAACTGATAGCCATCAGTCTCCTGAGCTTTAG